Proteins encoded in a region of the Vibrio sp. CB1-14 genome:
- the recG gene encoding ATP-dependent DNA helicase RecG, with protein MAQLLSAIPLTSLTGVGAKVAEKLEKVGLHTVQDLLFHLPHRYEDRTRIYPIVKLHPGLWGSVQGKVMSSDVAFGRRKMLTVKVSDGNGTITLRFFNFTAAMKNNFSEGRVVIAYGEVKRGNHGLEIIHPEYKFHAEGKTPKLEQTLTPVYPTTEGLRQLTLKSLTDQALELMDGAAVDELLPSGLYNQQMTLSQALHIIHRPPPNINLDDFDEGKHPAQQRLIIEELMAQNLSMLAVRSKGQQDAAIALDPVQTLKQKLLEQLPFSPTGAQARVVQEIETDLQKPTPMMRLVQGDVGSGKTLVAALAAVRAIEHGYQVAMMAPTELLAEQHAINFAGWFESMGIQVGWLAGKQKGKAKEAELARIASGEAQMVVGTHALFQESVEFNNLALVIIDEQHRFGVHQRLELRAKGAKQGFYPHQLIMTATPIPRTLAMTAYADLETSVIDELPPGRTPIQTVAIPDTKRDDVIERVKNACLHEGKQAYWVCTLIDESEVLEAQAAADTAEDLQRKLPDLKIGLVHGRMKPAEKQDVMQRFKNNELHLLVATTVIEVGVDVPNSSLMIIENPERLGLAQLHQLRGRVGRGSVASHCVLLYHSPLSKTAQKRLGVLRESNDGFVIAQKDLEIRGPGELLGTKQTGLADFKIADLVRDQRLVPEVQRIARHVHEQYPDNAKKIIDRWLGDREFYAKA; from the coding sequence ATGGCTCAGTTACTGTCGGCAATTCCTTTAACTTCGCTTACTGGCGTAGGGGCAAAAGTCGCAGAGAAACTTGAAAAGGTAGGATTGCACACGGTGCAAGATCTGCTGTTTCACTTGCCTCATCGCTATGAAGACCGCACACGCATCTACCCTATCGTCAAACTGCACCCGGGTCTTTGGGGGTCAGTGCAAGGTAAAGTGATGAGTAGTGATGTCGCCTTTGGCCGTCGTAAAATGCTGACTGTAAAAGTCAGTGATGGCAATGGCACCATTACCCTACGCTTTTTCAACTTCACAGCGGCGATGAAGAATAACTTCTCCGAGGGGCGTGTTGTTATTGCCTATGGTGAAGTGAAGCGCGGCAATCACGGCCTTGAAATCATCCATCCTGAATACAAGTTTCATGCAGAGGGGAAAACACCAAAGCTCGAGCAAACTCTGACGCCCGTCTACCCGACAACTGAAGGCTTGAGACAACTGACTCTTAAGAGTTTAACCGACCAAGCGCTAGAGCTCATGGATGGTGCCGCTGTTGATGAGCTACTGCCAAGTGGCTTGTACAATCAGCAAATGACGCTTAGCCAAGCGCTACACATTATTCACCGCCCGCCGCCGAACATTAACCTCGACGATTTTGATGAAGGCAAACACCCGGCTCAGCAGCGCTTGATCATTGAAGAGCTCATGGCGCAGAACTTGTCGATGCTCGCCGTGCGCAGTAAAGGTCAACAAGATGCTGCGATTGCACTAGATCCGGTACAAACGCTTAAACAAAAGCTTTTGGAGCAACTCCCTTTCTCACCAACAGGCGCTCAAGCTCGCGTGGTTCAAGAAATTGAAACCGACCTGCAAAAACCTACCCCTATGATGCGCTTAGTACAGGGAGATGTGGGATCGGGTAAAACCCTAGTCGCAGCCTTGGCTGCGGTGCGCGCGATTGAGCATGGCTATCAAGTGGCAATGATGGCACCTACTGAATTGCTCGCGGAGCAGCATGCGATTAACTTTGCTGGCTGGTTTGAGTCGATGGGCATTCAAGTGGGCTGGCTGGCTGGTAAGCAGAAAGGCAAAGCGAAAGAAGCTGAGCTCGCACGTATTGCCAGTGGTGAAGCTCAAATGGTTGTCGGCACCCATGCGCTGTTTCAGGAATCGGTCGAGTTTAACAACTTGGCACTCGTTATCATTGATGAGCAGCACCGCTTTGGTGTCCACCAGCGACTCGAGCTGCGTGCAAAAGGCGCTAAGCAAGGCTTCTACCCGCACCAGTTGATCATGACGGCCACGCCGATTCCTAGAACTCTGGCGATGACCGCCTATGCAGATTTAGAAACCTCAGTCATTGACGAACTGCCGCCGGGGCGAACCCCGATTCAAACGGTCGCTATTCCCGATACCAAGCGTGATGATGTGATTGAACGCGTCAAAAATGCCTGCCTTCATGAAGGCAAACAGGCATATTGGGTGTGCACCTTGATTGATGAGTCTGAAGTGCTTGAAGCGCAAGCCGCCGCGGATACCGCCGAAGACCTACAACGCAAACTCCCCGATCTTAAGATTGGCTTAGTGCATGGCCGCATGAAGCCGGCGGAGAAGCAAGATGTGATGCAGCGTTTTAAAAACAACGAGCTGCATCTTTTGGTTGCTACCACAGTGATCGAGGTCGGGGTGGATGTTCCCAACTCCAGCTTGATGATCATCGAAAACCCAGAGCGCCTTGGTTTGGCACAGCTACACCAGCTGCGCGGCCGTGTGGGACGTGGCAGCGTTGCAAGTCACTGTGTGCTGTTGTATCACTCTCCACTGTCTAAAACCGCTCAGAAGCGCTTAGGCGTGCTAAGAGAAAGCAATGACGGATTTGTCATTGCTCAGAAAGATTTAGAGATTCGAGGCCCTGGCGAGTTGCTTGGTACCAAACAAACCGGCTTGGCTGACTTTAAGATCGCCGACTTAGTTCGTGACCAGCGCTTAGTGCCAGAGGTGCAGCGCATTGCCCGTCATGTTCATGAACAATATCCGGACAACGCTAAGAAGATTATCGACCGCTGGTTAGGTGATAGAGAGTTTTACGCTAAGGCGTAA
- a CDS encoding helix-turn-helix domain-containing protein — protein MTVSSQWEPHFSRDSFATALKYWRSINGLSQLELVEALSLSHRAFQGVNQPMLSKWEHGNGQPSLMRRAGVAAFFQLPYRYNEEELRLIQGVKKYDELFIGNNPVYPCTIEEFASYSWNQLPALFRDQIEYAQQHYRNISFDDLISAMSIKELHVVVALHHQAMVGHIVYGKDDNGQDCLLSYLAKDKLLHRKVHRHVCQLFDGKKILLAAVKPYAKTLLSDIYIPEKYQIGELSVFECDLTALHANPFFEQLHDEGRVLSLLSHHQKVQRERRTPETTD, from the coding sequence ATGACCGTATCATCTCAATGGGAGCCGCATTTTTCCCGCGACAGTTTTGCCACCGCACTCAAGTATTGGCGCAGCATTAATGGTTTGTCTCAACTTGAGCTTGTAGAAGCGCTCAGCTTGTCTCATCGCGCCTTTCAAGGCGTAAACCAGCCTATGCTCAGCAAGTGGGAGCACGGCAATGGACAACCCTCACTGATGCGTCGTGCCGGCGTTGCAGCCTTTTTCCAACTGCCTTACCGCTACAACGAAGAAGAGCTTCGGCTAATACAAGGGGTAAAAAAATACGATGAGCTATTTATCGGTAATAATCCCGTATACCCTTGTACCATAGAAGAATTCGCTAGCTACTCTTGGAACCAATTACCCGCTCTTTTTCGCGATCAAATTGAGTATGCTCAGCAGCACTACCGCAACATCAGCTTTGATGACTTAATCTCTGCGATGTCAATCAAAGAGCTACATGTCGTTGTTGCTTTGCACCATCAGGCGATGGTCGGTCACATTGTCTACGGTAAAGACGACAACGGCCAAGATTGTTTGCTGAGCTATTTAGCGAAAGATAAGCTATTGCATCGTAAGGTTCATCGACATGTTTGCCAGCTGTTCGATGGGAAAAAAATCCTCTTAGCTGCCGTCAAGCCATACGCCAAGACTTTGTTGTCGGACATCTATATCCCCGAGAAGTACCAAATCGGCGAATTAAGCGTGTTTGAATGCGATTTGACGGCGCTGCACGCCAACCCATTCTTTGAACAATTACACGACGAAGGCCGAGTTTTATCTTTATTAAGTCACCATCAGAAAGTACAACGCGAACGACGAACTCCAGAGACTACCGATTGA
- a CDS encoding response regulator has protein sequence MPTAIRNLTLRTQTSLIVLGLLIVVLTMSYQVIRSLVDRNAEATKTIELLNVAHSLDNIAHHFAVERGLSEGYKSNLDETTKQKLITARAQADKASEQWRSLSSKHSDIEQAFSEQIQLLDRAIEHTVMVREFVDHGVGEYSFKHYSGLIEQALTIYDALVSSIESPDLVDDLLHHVHLLWLKERAGQSRGILNGIFAAPEQAISNDKMIDAGYYIRSFDWNLRLLRQHAPESLYMPIINWGVHKQIDDIESTFVTSGTLEDGLEDITPEFWFPLATQRIERIRSILDLQNQQISQQAMQTVLNTNRNLVLGALGLALAIICLVVLLFMSRQLVQRLEALLDATKHVGQGDYKISLPQHHFNQTDEISRLSTGFINMADSLALKEQQMLEHNQQLQQATEEARSAAHAKSEFLSTMSHEIRTPMNGVIGMTDLLLDTELDEQQFKLARTSRDSAESLLAIINDILDFSKFEAGKIDLEQLEFNLVELIEDIGATLYLGASQKKLELICPANPVLSQWHIGDPGRIRQILVNLIGNAVKFTEQGQVAVYVSVQPKNEQIDSVKFSVVDSGIGIEKAHQDKLFDKFTQADSSTTRKYGGTGLGLSISKKLVELMGGEIGVHSEIGEGSTFWFEVPLPHLAEKDVHYAPKGDLKQQRILVVDDNPINRQLVGQLLSNWAIEYQQASSAQEAMSMLTKAYDTGAPYSIAILDYEMPQTNGIQLARGIKADDNLRSTRLVMLSSVVQRGDMKLVKDNGFSAYLTKPTQQAELFDVLSRVAALDGVDDQSMLFITKHSPTQAPEFHAHVLVVDDMKTNQVVVKSLLSKFKVSVDVVENGQQALDILRERSFDIVFMDCQMPVMDGFEATTMIRKPESKVVDPNVTIIAMTANAMQGDRERCLEVGMDDYITKPINSKMLLATLEKWLTTTRQSA, from the coding sequence ATGCCAACCGCGATACGTAACTTAACCCTGAGAACCCAAACATCATTGATTGTATTAGGGTTACTCATCGTTGTTCTAACCATGAGCTATCAAGTGATCCGCTCACTCGTGGATAGAAATGCGGAGGCCACCAAAACCATCGAACTTCTCAACGTCGCTCATTCGCTTGATAACATTGCTCACCACTTTGCTGTCGAGCGCGGGCTATCTGAAGGTTATAAATCTAATCTAGATGAAACCACCAAACAAAAACTCATTACGGCAAGAGCGCAAGCCGATAAAGCAAGCGAGCAATGGCGGAGCTTATCCAGCAAGCACAGCGACATCGAACAGGCTTTCAGTGAGCAAATTCAATTACTTGATCGTGCTATTGAGCATACCGTGATGGTAAGGGAGTTCGTTGATCATGGTGTCGGCGAATATTCCTTCAAGCACTACTCAGGGCTTATCGAGCAAGCATTAACTATTTATGATGCCCTTGTCAGTTCTATCGAATCCCCAGACTTAGTTGATGATTTACTGCATCATGTCCATTTGCTTTGGCTCAAAGAGCGCGCAGGGCAATCTCGCGGCATTCTCAATGGTATTTTTGCAGCGCCTGAGCAAGCCATCTCAAACGATAAGATGATCGATGCGGGTTATTACATTCGAAGTTTCGATTGGAATCTGCGCTTACTGCGTCAACATGCGCCAGAGTCCCTCTACATGCCTATTATCAATTGGGGTGTCCATAAGCAAATTGATGACATTGAATCAACGTTCGTCACATCAGGAACACTTGAGGATGGGCTTGAGGATATTACCCCCGAGTTTTGGTTCCCATTAGCGACACAGCGAATCGAACGGATCCGCTCGATTCTCGATTTACAAAATCAGCAAATATCTCAACAAGCGATGCAGACCGTATTGAACACAAATCGCAATTTAGTGCTTGGTGCACTTGGTCTGGCTCTGGCCATCATTTGTTTAGTGGTGTTGCTTTTTATGTCTCGGCAGTTGGTGCAAAGATTAGAAGCTTTACTAGACGCCACCAAACATGTAGGTCAAGGCGATTACAAAATATCACTCCCTCAGCACCACTTTAATCAAACCGATGAAATCAGCCGCCTGAGTACCGGCTTTATTAATATGGCGGATTCCTTAGCCCTCAAAGAGCAACAAATGCTTGAACATAACCAGCAACTACAACAAGCAACGGAAGAAGCACGTTCGGCGGCGCACGCAAAAAGCGAGTTTCTCTCTACCATGAGTCATGAAATCCGCACTCCAATGAATGGGGTGATTGGTATGACTGACCTGCTGCTCGATACCGAACTTGATGAGCAGCAATTCAAGCTTGCCCGAACGTCAAGAGACAGCGCTGAGTCTCTGCTGGCAATCATCAATGATATTCTGGATTTTTCTAAGTTTGAAGCTGGCAAAATCGACCTAGAGCAGTTGGAATTTAACCTCGTTGAACTTATCGAAGACATTGGCGCGACGCTCTACCTAGGTGCCTCTCAAAAGAAACTGGAGTTAATCTGCCCTGCCAATCCAGTACTCTCTCAATGGCACATTGGCGATCCGGGACGCATTAGACAAATTCTCGTCAACCTGATTGGTAACGCAGTGAAATTCACCGAACAAGGTCAAGTGGCCGTTTATGTTTCTGTCCAACCAAAAAATGAACAGATCGACAGCGTAAAGTTCTCTGTGGTCGATTCGGGGATCGGTATCGAGAAAGCCCATCAAGACAAACTGTTTGATAAGTTTACCCAAGCCGACAGTTCCACCACCCGAAAATATGGCGGTACAGGTTTAGGGCTATCAATAAGTAAAAAGCTGGTTGAACTTATGGGTGGTGAGATTGGCGTTCACAGCGAAATTGGCGAAGGTTCAACCTTCTGGTTTGAAGTACCGCTGCCCCATCTGGCCGAAAAAGATGTTCACTATGCCCCTAAAGGGGATCTCAAGCAGCAACGTATCTTGGTGGTGGATGACAACCCGATTAATAGGCAATTGGTGGGGCAACTGCTTTCTAACTGGGCTATCGAATATCAACAGGCCAGCTCTGCCCAAGAAGCGATGTCCATGCTCACGAAGGCGTATGACACTGGTGCTCCCTACTCCATTGCCATCCTTGACTATGAGATGCCACAGACTAACGGTATCCAATTGGCACGCGGCATTAAAGCGGATGACAATTTGCGTTCAACCAGGCTGGTGATGCTCTCTTCCGTGGTGCAGCGAGGCGACATGAAATTGGTCAAGGACAACGGATTCAGCGCTTATCTCACCAAGCCGACACAACAAGCAGAGCTATTCGACGTTTTGTCTCGCGTTGCCGCGCTTGATGGGGTCGATGATCAAAGTATGCTGTTTATTACCAAGCACTCGCCGACTCAAGCACCTGAGTTTCATGCCCACGTGTTGGTTGTTGATGATATGAAGACCAATCAAGTGGTGGTCAAATCGCTACTGTCTAAATTTAAGGTCAGCGTCGACGTGGTAGAAAATGGTCAGCAAGCTCTCGATATCCTCCGTGAGCGCAGCTTTGACATTGTATTTATGGACTGCCAAATGCCTGTAATGGATGGTTTTGAAGCCACCACTATGATTCGCAAGCCCGAGAGCAAAGTAGTTGACCCCAATGTCACCATCATCGCCATGACCGCTAATGCTATGCAAGGGGATCGCGAGCGCTGCTTGGAAGTGGGGATGGATGACTACATCACCAAACCCATCAACTCAAAAATGCTCCTTGCGACACTGGAGAAATGGCTCACTACCACACGGCAATCTGCTTAG
- the trmH gene encoding tRNA (guanosine(18)-2'-O)-methyltransferase TrmH: MNLERYNRIQEVLKARQPDLTLLLEQVHKPNNVSAVIRTADAAGVHKVHAVWPDEKMRTLSHTSAGARNWVEVETHDTVADAIRELKSQDMQVLATNLSDSAVDFRDIDYTKPTAIILGGEKNGITQDALGEADQDIIIPMVGMVQSLNVSVASALILFEAQRQRQLAGMYDRDTSVLPEETIHRILFERGHPVLAKVAKKKNMPYPPLDDEGQIVADESWWKEMQKK; this comes from the coding sequence ATGAATTTAGAACGCTACAATCGTATTCAAGAAGTACTCAAAGCACGTCAACCCGACCTGACTTTACTGCTGGAGCAAGTTCACAAGCCAAACAATGTCTCTGCGGTGATTCGCACTGCCGACGCGGCCGGCGTCCACAAAGTCCATGCTGTTTGGCCAGATGAGAAGATGCGCACCTTAAGCCATACCTCAGCCGGCGCACGAAACTGGGTGGAAGTAGAGACGCACGATACGGTAGCCGATGCGATTCGTGAGCTCAAATCACAAGACATGCAAGTTCTTGCGACCAACCTGTCCGATTCTGCAGTCGATTTTCGCGACATTGATTACACCAAACCTACCGCAATCATCCTTGGTGGCGAGAAGAACGGTATTACTCAAGATGCGCTCGGTGAAGCAGATCAGGACATCATTATTCCCATGGTCGGTATGGTTCAGTCGCTCAATGTCTCGGTTGCTAGCGCACTCATTCTGTTCGAAGCACAACGACAGCGCCAACTTGCAGGTATGTACGATCGCGATACCAGTGTTCTGCCAGAAGAAACCATCCATCGGATCTTATTCGAACGCGGCCACCCGGTTCTCGCCAAAGTCGCTAAGAAGAAGAACATGCCTTACCCACCGCTGGATGATGAAGGTCAGATTGTGGCGGATGAGTCATGGTGGAAAGAGATGCAGAAGAAGTAG
- the ompR gene encoding two-component system response regulator OmpR: MQENHKILVVDDDARLRALLERYLSEQGFQVRSVANSEQMDRLLTRENFHLMVLDLMLPGEDGLSICRRLRNANNMLPILMLTAKGDEVDRIVGLEVGADDYLPKPFNPRELLARIKAVLRRQTIEAPGAPSQEESVVEFGDFRLNLGTREMFRGEEAMPLTSGEFAVLKALVTNAREPMSRDKLMNMARGREYSAMERSIDVQISRLRRMLEIDPSKPRYIQTVWGLGYVFVPDGKEA; the protein is encoded by the coding sequence ATGCAAGAAAATCACAAGATTTTAGTTGTTGATGACGATGCACGTCTACGTGCATTGCTAGAGCGTTACTTATCAGAGCAAGGATTCCAAGTACGCAGTGTTGCTAACAGTGAGCAGATGGACCGCCTGTTAACCCGTGAAAACTTTCATTTGATGGTATTGGATTTAATGCTACCAGGTGAAGATGGCCTGTCGATTTGTCGTCGTTTACGTAACGCCAACAACATGTTGCCGATTCTAATGCTGACAGCGAAAGGCGATGAAGTAGACCGTATCGTTGGCCTTGAGGTCGGTGCGGATGACTACTTACCAAAGCCGTTCAACCCGCGTGAGCTGCTAGCTCGTATTAAAGCGGTGTTGCGTCGCCAGACTATCGAAGCGCCGGGTGCGCCAAGCCAAGAAGAGTCTGTGGTTGAGTTCGGTGACTTCCGACTAAACCTTGGTACTCGTGAGATGTTCCGCGGTGAAGAGGCGATGCCTCTGACGTCTGGTGAGTTTGCGGTGCTTAAAGCATTGGTTACCAACGCGCGTGAACCTATGTCGCGTGATAAGCTGATGAACATGGCTCGTGGTCGTGAGTACTCGGCGATGGAGCGCTCCATTGATGTACAAATTTCTCGCTTGCGTCGTATGTTAGAAATCGACCCGAGTAAACCTCGCTACATTCAAACTGTGTGGGGTTTAGGTTATGTCTTCGTGCCAGACGGTAAAGAAGCATAA
- the rpoZ gene encoding DNA-directed RNA polymerase subunit omega, which translates to MARVTVQDAVEKVGNRFDLVLISARRARQMQIGGKDALVPEENDKPTVIALREIEEGLITKEVLDARERQEQQEQEAAELAAVSSIAHNR; encoded by the coding sequence ATGGCACGCGTAACTGTTCAAGACGCTGTTGAAAAAGTTGGTAACCGTTTCGACCTAGTTCTTATTTCGGCTCGCCGCGCACGTCAGATGCAAATCGGTGGTAAAGATGCACTAGTGCCAGAAGAAAATGATAAGCCAACGGTTATCGCTCTACGCGAAATCGAAGAAGGTTTGATCACAAAAGAAGTACTAGACGCACGCGAGCGTCAAGAGCAGCAAGAGCAAGAAGCTGCAGAACTAGCGGCAGTAAGCAGCATCGCTCACAACCGTTAA
- a CDS encoding GIY-YIG nuclease family protein, with protein MKRACVYILSSNNHKVLYVGVTSQLKQRVWQHKVGVVDGFTKKYHVHKLVFFELHQSMYSAIEREKQVKKWKREWKENLIKSINPDWADLYDSL; from the coding sequence ATGAAGCGAGCATGTGTCTACATCTTGTCTTCCAACAACCACAAAGTTTTGTATGTTGGTGTCACCTCTCAACTCAAGCAAAGAGTTTGGCAACACAAAGTCGGTGTTGTTGATGGTTTTACTAAAAAGTACCACGTTCACAAGTTGGTCTTTTTTGAACTTCATCAATCAATGTATTCTGCAATTGAACGAGAAAAGCAGGTAAAGAAGTGGAAGCGTGAATGGAAAGAGAATCTTATTAAGAGTATCAATCCTGATTGGGCGGACTTGTATGATTCTTTATAA
- the gmk gene encoding guanylate kinase, with the protein MGKGTLYIVSAPSGAGKSSLISAMLEKNPTYAMKVSVSHTTRGMRPGEEDGVHYHFVEKSEFESLIAQGAFLEYAEVFGNYYGTSRLWIEETLDKGIDVFLDIDWQGARQIREQMPQAKSVFILPPSNSELERRLNVRGQDSNEVIAKRMSEAKSEMSHYNEYDYVIVNDDFDGALVDFKAILRAERLKQDKQAVKYKGMLDALLAE; encoded by the coding sequence ATTGGTAAAGGCACCCTTTATATCGTATCGGCTCCTAGCGGCGCTGGTAAATCGAGCCTAATTTCAGCGATGTTGGAAAAAAACCCAACCTACGCAATGAAGGTTTCAGTTTCTCACACCACTCGTGGCATGCGCCCTGGTGAAGAAGATGGCGTGCACTATCACTTCGTTGAAAAATCAGAGTTTGAATCACTGATCGCACAAGGCGCTTTCCTAGAGTATGCCGAAGTATTCGGTAACTACTACGGCACGTCTCGCCTGTGGATTGAAGAGACCCTAGATAAAGGCATCGATGTTTTCCTAGACATCGATTGGCAAGGCGCACGTCAAATCCGTGAGCAAATGCCTCAAGCGAAAAGCGTATTTATCCTACCGCCTTCAAACAGTGAGCTAGAACGCCGTTTGAACGTTCGCGGCCAAGATAGCAATGAAGTGATCGCAAAACGCATGAGCGAAGCAAAATCAGAAATGTCACACTACAACGAGTACGACTATGTTATCGTCAACGATGACTTTGATGGCGCACTGGTTGATTTTAAAGCCATTTTACGTGCTGAGCGCTTGAAACAAGACAAGCAAGCGGTGAAATATAAAGGTATGTTGGATGCGCTGCTAGCGGAGTAA
- the spoT gene encoding bifunctional GTP diphosphokinase/guanosine-3',5'-bis pyrophosphate 3'-pyrophosphohydrolase: MYLFDSLKDVAQEYLTEPQIEALRQSYVVARDAHEGQTRSSGEPYIIHPVAVARILAEMRLDIETLQAALLHDVIEDTEVTKEELEEQFGNTVAELVDGVSKLDKLKFRDRKEAQAENFRKMVLAMVQDIRVILIKLSDRTHNMRTLGALRPDKKRRIARETLEIYAPLAHRLGIHNIKTELEELGFEALYPNRYRVLKEVVKAARGNRKEMIQRIHSEIEGRLEEVGLNCRVLGREKNLFSIYNKMKTKEQRFHTIMDIYAFRVIVDTADTCYRVLGQVHSLYKPRPGRMKDYIAVPKANGYQSLHTSMVGPHGVPVEVQIRTEDMDQMADKGVAAHWAYKGNGDRTGTTAQIKAQRWMQSLLELQQSAGNSFEFIENVKSDLFPDEIYVFTPKGRIVELPLGATAVDFAYAVHTDVGNTCVGARVDRNPYPLSKALKNGQTVEIISAPGARPNAAWLNYVVTSRARTKIRQVLKTMRREESIVLGRRLLNHALGRHSIDTIYPDNINEVLTDLKLDSVDDLLADIGLGELMSIVIARRLLGDTDELTQTSSVPTTGKKLPIRGAEGILLTFANCCHPIPDDHIIAHVSPGRGLVVHRETCPNVRGHQKEPDKYMAVEWSDNFEQEFTAELKVDLQNHQGALAELTNVIAKTGSNIHGISTEERDGRLYTVTVLLTTKDRVHLAGIMKRIRVMPHALRVRRRKN, translated from the coding sequence TTGTACCTATTCGATAGCCTTAAAGACGTTGCCCAAGAATACCTAACAGAGCCTCAAATTGAGGCTCTGCGTCAATCTTATGTGGTAGCAAGAGATGCCCATGAAGGGCAGACCCGCTCTAGCGGTGAACCATACATCATCCACCCGGTTGCGGTTGCTCGTATCCTCGCAGAAATGCGTCTGGATATTGAAACGCTTCAAGCAGCTCTGTTGCATGATGTTATTGAAGATACGGAAGTCACCAAAGAAGAGCTAGAAGAACAGTTTGGCAATACCGTCGCGGAACTCGTGGACGGCGTCTCTAAGCTCGACAAGCTAAAATTCCGAGATCGCAAAGAAGCTCAAGCGGAGAACTTCCGCAAGATGGTGCTTGCCATGGTGCAAGACATCCGCGTGATCTTGATTAAGCTCAGTGACCGTACTCATAACATGCGTACATTGGGCGCGCTTCGTCCTGACAAGAAACGTCGTATCGCTCGTGAAACCCTAGAGATTTATGCGCCGCTTGCGCACCGTCTAGGTATTCACAACATCAAGACCGAGCTTGAAGAGCTAGGTTTTGAAGCGCTCTATCCAAACCGTTATCGCGTTCTAAAAGAAGTGGTGAAAGCTGCTCGTGGTAACCGTAAGGAAATGATCCAACGTATCCACAGCGAAATTGAAGGTCGTCTTGAAGAAGTCGGTCTGAACTGTCGCGTTTTGGGTCGTGAAAAGAACCTGTTCTCCATCTACAACAAGATGAAAACCAAAGAGCAGCGTTTCCACACCATCATGGATATCTATGCCTTCCGCGTTATCGTGGACACGGCGGACACCTGTTATCGTGTACTTGGTCAAGTCCATAGCCTGTACAAGCCTCGTCCTGGCCGCATGAAAGATTACATCGCGGTACCAAAAGCGAACGGCTACCAATCCCTACACACCTCAATGGTTGGCCCTCACGGTGTGCCCGTTGAAGTGCAGATCCGTACTGAAGATATGGATCAAATGGCGGATAAAGGTGTCGCGGCGCACTGGGCTTACAAAGGCAACGGCGATCGCACTGGCACTACGGCGCAAATTAAAGCGCAGCGCTGGATGCAAAGCCTGCTTGAGCTACAGCAAAGTGCTGGTAACTCATTTGAATTTATTGAAAACGTAAAATCCGATCTGTTCCCAGACGAAATTTACGTGTTCACACCAAAAGGTCGTATTGTTGAGTTGCCACTTGGCGCAACCGCCGTCGACTTTGCTTACGCCGTTCATACCGATGTGGGTAATACCTGCGTTGGTGCACGTGTTGACCGTAATCCTTACCCGCTAAGTAAAGCGCTTAAGAACGGCCAAACAGTTGAGATCATCAGTGCACCGGGCGCTCGTCCAAATGCTGCATGGCTAAACTATGTTGTGACATCCCGTGCTCGCACTAAGATCCGCCAGGTCCTTAAGACGATGCGCCGCGAAGAGTCCATCGTACTGGGTCGCCGCTTACTCAACCATGCGTTGGGTCGTCATTCTATTGATACCATCTACCCAGATAACATCAATGAAGTGCTAACTGATCTTAAGCTCGACTCTGTGGATGACTTGCTGGCTGATATCGGCTTAGGCGAGTTAATGAGCATCGTCATTGCGCGTCGCCTGTTAGGTGATACTGACGAACTGACGCAAACCAGCTCGGTACCAACGACAGGCAAAAAGCTACCAATCCGCGGCGCGGAAGGTATTTTGCTGACGTTCGCCAACTGCTGTCACCCGATCCCAGACGATCACATTATTGCGCATGTGTCACCGGGTCGTGGCCTTGTGGTTCACCGCGAGACGTGTCCAAACGTTCGTGGTCACCAAAAAGAGCCGGATAAGTACATGGCTGTTGAGTGGAGCGACAACTTCGAGCAGGAGTTTACTGCTGAGCTGAAAGTCGATCTGCAAAACCACCAAGGTGCGCTGGCTGAGCTGACCAATGTGATTGCCAAAACAGGGTCTAACATTCACGGCATCTCAACCGAGGAGCGTGATGGCCGCTTGTATACGGTGACCGTTTTGCTAACGACCAAAGATCGTGTACACCTTGCTGGCATTATGAAGCGCATTCGCGTGATGCCGCACGCGCTTCGCGTCCGACGTCGTAAGAACTAG